TTAACAGGTTGAATCTAAAGCACTTTTTAAGAGTGTTTTTGGTTCTGTTTGGAAATTTTTGATAACTTTTGACCTTGACGGGCACATTTTGGGCACAATCGGGCACGGCTATTTGGCTGTGTCCTTTTTTCACGATTCAAAATAAAAATACACCTTCCAGAAAACCACCGAGGGATTTTTAATCCATCGCCCCCTTTTCTGATACGAAATTACGCCATCCAAAAATAATTGCCTTGGAACAGTTCAATTCCATTAAAAAAAGAAAGTGTGTGCCCATGCCACCCTTACCCCTGAATTCACGACAATCTGACCTTATCGGCATAACGTAATAACATAGCAATATTGTAGTGTAGTTTCAGTACAGTAGAACACAAAACGGCACCAGAACCCTGCACCATTTGATCAACCCAAATCAGAAATTTCAACTTTATAGAAAAACTGGAAAAAGTGGTTTAAATCAGGCGAATTGGGCTTGATAAATTACTGGCCGATATTTTGGCGGTGGAATTGTCTTGCCTTCAGCCATGGCAGCTTCAATCCACAAAGACTTAGCTTTTTGCACCTCGTGAAGCGCCTTATCCGGTGTATCACCAAAAGCTGAGCATGCTTCAAGGTCCGGGATGTCGGCAATATATCCGTCGTCATCTTCTGAATAGAAAATATTTATATGATAGTCGCGCATTATTTTTCATCCTCCAGTATAAGGGCATGTTTTTCAACAAATTTTAAAAACTGACGGATCTGATACGGTTTCGCTTGGCCTTTTACATTTTGCAGGTTGATAAGCTCCGGTATATCCGATCGAGAAAAAATATGATGACTTCCATCAGTTCTTGAAAGAGAGAAACCAAATCCTTCAACAAGATTCACCATATCAGAAAACCTGATATTTTTCGACCCGGCAAGAACCTTTTGAAGTATCTTCTTTCTATTCATTCGTCAGTTGGAAAAGCTTTTGCAGCATCTGGAGATAACGATTTGGGGGTTATCTCTTGTTCGGAACGCTTGGCATATCTTCCGCGCAGACCATCTTTAAGCAATGTGGTGAGATCGTATTCAGGTCGAAGTTCGTCATCGGTTTCGTCTTTGGATTTATTTTTCATTCCAGTTTTATCCGGGTCCGCAATTCGCGATTCAAAACTCCTCAAGTCAATCACTTTTTCATCACGAAATATCGATAAGTTTAAA
The nucleotide sequence above comes from Desulfobacterales bacterium. Encoded proteins:
- a CDS encoding type II toxin-antitoxin system HicB family antitoxin, producing MRDYHINIFYSEDDDGYIADIPDLEACSAFGDTPDKALHEVQKAKSLWIEAAMAEGKTIPPPKYRPVIYQAQFA
- a CDS encoding type II toxin-antitoxin system HicA family toxin — protein: MVNLVEGFGFSLSRTDGSHHIFSRSDIPELINLQNVKGQAKPYQIRQFLKFVEKHALILEDEK